One window of Oncorhynchus kisutch isolate 150728-3 linkage group LG25, Okis_V2, whole genome shotgun sequence genomic DNA carries:
- the LOC109870036 gene encoding COP9 signalosome complex subunit 1 isoform X2 encodes MFALLQGVVEPMQIDADPQEDQQNAPDVNYVVENPTLDLEQYASSYCGLMRIERLQFIAEHCPQLRAEALKMALSFVHRTFNVDVYEEIHRKLTEATREVQGAPDAAVEGGAVEPPPLDTAWAESTRKKALLKLEKLDTDLKNYKGNSIKESIRRGHDDLGDHYLDCGDLSNALKCYSRARDYCTSAKHVINMCLNVIKVSVYLQNWSHVLSYVSKAESTPEIAEQRGERDCQSQSVLTKLKCAAGLAELASRKYKQAAKCFLLASFDHCDFAELLSPSNVAVYGGMCALATFDRQELQKNVISSSSFKLFLELEPQVRDIIFKFYESKYASCLKMLDEIKDNLLLDMYLAPHVLTLYTLIRNRALIQYFSPYVSADMTKMAQAFNTTVLALEDELTQLILEGLINARIDSHSKILYARDVDQRSHTFEKSIHMGKEFQRRAKAMILRAAVLRNQIHVKSPPREGSQGELNSANSQSRMSTNM; translated from the exons atgttcgCTCTTCTTCAGGGGGTTGTTGAGCCCATGCAGATAGATGCTGACCCACAGGAGGACCAGCAGAATGCACCAGATGTCAACTATGTGGTGGAAAACCCCACGCTG gaCCTGGAGCAATATGCATCCAGCTACTGTGGTCTGATGCGTATTGAGAGGCTGCAGTTCATCGCAGAGCACTGTCCCCAGCTCCGCGCCGAGGCCCTGAAGATGGCCCTGTCTTTTGTCCACAGGACCTTCAACGTAGACGTGTACGAGGAGATCCACCGCAAGCTCACAGAGGCCACCAG agaggTCCAGGGGGCTCCAGATGCTGCGGTGGAGGGCGGGGCAGTTGAACCCCCTCCTCTGGACACAGCGTGGGCCGAGTCGACCAGGAAAAAGGCCCTGCTCAAACTGGAGAAATTGGACACTGACCTGAAGAACTACAAAGGCAACTCCATCAAAGAGAGCATCAG GAGGGGTCATGATGACCTTGGGGACCACTACTTGGACTGCGGTGACCTCAGCAATGCCCTTAAGTGCTACTCCCGAGCCCGAGACTACTGCACTAGCGCCAAGCATGTCATAAACATGTGTCTTAATGTCATCAAG GTTAGCGTCTACCTCCAGAACTGGTCCCACGTCCTTAGTTATGTGAGCAAAGCTGAATCCACTCCGGAGATAGCAGAG caaagaggggagagagattgcCAGAGTCAGTCAGTCCTCACCAAATTAAAATGTGCTGCAG GCCTAGCTGAGCTGGCCTCCAGAAAGTACAAACAAGCAGCCAAGTGCTTCCTGCTGGCCTCTTTTGACCACTGTGACTTCGCTGAG CTCCTGTCCCCCAGCAATGTAGCTGTGTACGGAGGGATGTGTGCCCTCGCCACCTTCGACAGACAGGAGCTACAGAAGAACGTAATCTCAAGCAG CTCCTTTAAATTATTCTTAGAGTTGGAGCCTCAGGTCCGTGACATCATCTTTAAGTTCTATGAGTCAAAGTACGCTTCCTGTCTCAAAATGCTGGATGAGATCAAG GATAACCTGCTGTTAGACATGTACCTGGCCCCCCACGTACTGACCCTCTACacactgatcaggaacagagCCCTTATACAG TACTTCAGCCCGTACGTGTCTGCAGACATGACTAAGATGGCCCAGGCCTTCAACACCACGGTGCTAGCTCTGGAAGACGAACTCACCCAGCTCATACTGGAGGGACTTATCAATGCACGCATAGACTCCcacagcaag ATCCTGTATGCGCGGGACGTGGACCAGCGGAGCCACACATTTGAGAAGTCTATCCACATGGGCAAGGAGTTCCAGAGGCGAGCCAAAGCCATGATCTTGCGAGCTGCTGTGCTGCGCAACCAGATACACGTCAAG tctcctcCCAGGGAGGGCAGCCAAGGTGAACTCAACTCTGCCAACAGCCAATCACgaatgagcaccaacatgtga
- the LOC109870036 gene encoding COP9 signalosome complex subunit 1 isoform X1: MPLPVQVFNFQGVVEPMQIDADPQEDQQNAPDVNYVVENPTLDLEQYASSYCGLMRIERLQFIAEHCPQLRAEALKMALSFVHRTFNVDVYEEIHRKLTEATREVQGAPDAAVEGGAVEPPPLDTAWAESTRKKALLKLEKLDTDLKNYKGNSIKESIRRGHDDLGDHYLDCGDLSNALKCYSRARDYCTSAKHVINMCLNVIKVSVYLQNWSHVLSYVSKAESTPEIAEQRGERDCQSQSVLTKLKCAAGLAELASRKYKQAAKCFLLASFDHCDFAELLSPSNVAVYGGMCALATFDRQELQKNVISSSSFKLFLELEPQVRDIIFKFYESKYASCLKMLDEIKDNLLLDMYLAPHVLTLYTLIRNRALIQYFSPYVSADMTKMAQAFNTTVLALEDELTQLILEGLINARIDSHSKILYARDVDQRSHTFEKSIHMGKEFQRRAKAMILRAAVLRNQIHVKSPPREGSQGELNSANSQSRMSTNM, encoded by the exons ATGCCTTTGCCCGTGCAAGTATTCAACTTTCAG GGGGTTGTTGAGCCCATGCAGATAGATGCTGACCCACAGGAGGACCAGCAGAATGCACCAGATGTCAACTATGTGGTGGAAAACCCCACGCTG gaCCTGGAGCAATATGCATCCAGCTACTGTGGTCTGATGCGTATTGAGAGGCTGCAGTTCATCGCAGAGCACTGTCCCCAGCTCCGCGCCGAGGCCCTGAAGATGGCCCTGTCTTTTGTCCACAGGACCTTCAACGTAGACGTGTACGAGGAGATCCACCGCAAGCTCACAGAGGCCACCAG agaggTCCAGGGGGCTCCAGATGCTGCGGTGGAGGGCGGGGCAGTTGAACCCCCTCCTCTGGACACAGCGTGGGCCGAGTCGACCAGGAAAAAGGCCCTGCTCAAACTGGAGAAATTGGACACTGACCTGAAGAACTACAAAGGCAACTCCATCAAAGAGAGCATCAG GAGGGGTCATGATGACCTTGGGGACCACTACTTGGACTGCGGTGACCTCAGCAATGCCCTTAAGTGCTACTCCCGAGCCCGAGACTACTGCACTAGCGCCAAGCATGTCATAAACATGTGTCTTAATGTCATCAAG GTTAGCGTCTACCTCCAGAACTGGTCCCACGTCCTTAGTTATGTGAGCAAAGCTGAATCCACTCCGGAGATAGCAGAG caaagaggggagagagattgcCAGAGTCAGTCAGTCCTCACCAAATTAAAATGTGCTGCAG GCCTAGCTGAGCTGGCCTCCAGAAAGTACAAACAAGCAGCCAAGTGCTTCCTGCTGGCCTCTTTTGACCACTGTGACTTCGCTGAG CTCCTGTCCCCCAGCAATGTAGCTGTGTACGGAGGGATGTGTGCCCTCGCCACCTTCGACAGACAGGAGCTACAGAAGAACGTAATCTCAAGCAG CTCCTTTAAATTATTCTTAGAGTTGGAGCCTCAGGTCCGTGACATCATCTTTAAGTTCTATGAGTCAAAGTACGCTTCCTGTCTCAAAATGCTGGATGAGATCAAG GATAACCTGCTGTTAGACATGTACCTGGCCCCCCACGTACTGACCCTCTACacactgatcaggaacagagCCCTTATACAG TACTTCAGCCCGTACGTGTCTGCAGACATGACTAAGATGGCCCAGGCCTTCAACACCACGGTGCTAGCTCTGGAAGACGAACTCACCCAGCTCATACTGGAGGGACTTATCAATGCACGCATAGACTCCcacagcaag ATCCTGTATGCGCGGGACGTGGACCAGCGGAGCCACACATTTGAGAAGTCTATCCACATGGGCAAGGAGTTCCAGAGGCGAGCCAAAGCCATGATCTTGCGAGCTGCTGTGCTGCGCAACCAGATACACGTCAAG tctcctcCCAGGGAGGGCAGCCAAGGTGAACTCAACTCTGCCAACAGCCAATCACgaatgagcaccaacatgtga
- the LOC109870020 gene encoding gastrin/cholecystokinin type B receptor produces MYSLSFLTGLGGNIMALLVLTRKRTGLAGVSATRRLLVNLAVCDMMVVCVCMPVNLGLQVYNAWVFGEFLCRTVPFVQAVSVSASVLSLAVISLNRYYSVHNPLHARSFFTGRRILCMICVVWSVSSGLCIPLLFMNTTQTLSLLDITVTVCVESWNEVKLKQRYSFLLFCSLYGFPVLFNLVISVLTVWKLWGTDDKRTQDSNTFGVKLSLSRLKVRKRIAKMVLSLVVLFTLSWLPLYVVDIWLDLNMTASLKNENDVNQVNHEWILHGRPFALWLGLTNSALNPLCYCFVGNLHRSAKRFRKSYRLKLSSVCSLLPQQSSLPMGGISVPNVVPYSRAQSVNRSAEMGASRKYTNLGDKLTKSKSLSSVTACETVFD; encoded by the coding sequence ATGTACTCCCTGTCCTTCCTCACGGGGCTTGGAGGGAACATTATGGCTCTCCTGGTCCTCACCCGAAAGAGGACGGGTCTGGCGGGAGTGTCGGCGACCCGCAGACTGCTGGTCAACTTGGCGGTGTGTGACatgatggtggtgtgtgtgtgcatgccagttAACCTGGGACTCCAGGTCTACAACGCCTGGGTGTTCGGTGAGTTTCTGTGCCGCACCGTGCCGTTCGTTCAAGCGGTATCGGTGTCTGCGAGCGTCCTGAGCCTGGCTGTGATCAGTCTGAACCGCTACTACAGCGTGCACAATCCTCTCCACGCCCGTTCTTTTTTTACCGGGCGGCGGATACTGTGTATGATCTGTGTGGTGTGGAGCGTGTCGTCGGGGTTGTGCATACCGCTCCTCTTCATGAATACCACCCAGACTCTGTCGCTGCTGGACATCACCGTCACTGTGTGCGTGGAGAGCTGGAACGAAGTCAAACTGAAACAGAGATATAGCTTCCTGCTCTTTTGCTCTCTCTACGGCTTTCCGGTGTTGTTTAACCTGGTTATAAGCGTGCTGACCGTCTGGAAGCTGTGGGGCACCGACGACAAACGGACGCAAGATTCAAATACATTTGGCGTTAAGCTATCACTGTCCCGCCTCAAAGTGCGTAAAAGGATAGCCAAGATGGTGCTGTCACTAGTTGTGCTTTTCACACTGTCCTGGCTACCTCTGTATGTAGTGGACATATGGTTAGACTTGAACATGACTGCATCTTTAAAGAATGAGAATGATGTGAACCAGGTCAACCACGAGTGGATTCTTCACGGGAGACCATTTGCGCTATGGTTGGGTCTGACCAACTCCGCTCTCAACCCGCTCTGTTATTGTTTCGTGGGGAACTTGCACAGGTCTGCGAAACGGTTCAGGAAAAGCTACCGACTGAAACTGTCGTCAGTGTGCAGTCTGTTGCCACAGCAGTCCTCCTTGCCTATGGGCGGCATCTCAGTGCCCAATGTCGTGCCATACAGCAGGGCGCAATCAGTGAATCGCAGCGCAGAGATGGGCGCATCGAGAAAGTACACCAATTTAGGCGATAAACTAACCAAGAGCAAGAGCCTGTCCTCTGTGACAGCGTGTGAGACTGTTTTCGACTGA